One window of Branchiostoma lanceolatum isolate klBraLanc5 chromosome 8, klBraLanc5.hap2, whole genome shotgun sequence genomic DNA carries:
- the LOC136441008 gene encoding enoyl-CoA delta isomerase 1, mitochondrial-like, which produces MALSVSAGGRVWRKFCKTFNFGPNSALKRFPTCTANGRLYSTSSDNVLVSKDEKSGIATVRMNNPPVNSLNTAMLVSLRSCFEELENDKSCRALILTSQKPKVFCAGLDILEIYRKSPDYVAQFWEKLQDMWLSLYGSRLVTMAAINGHSPAGGCLLSLACDYRIMAEGKFTIGLNETQLDLVAPFWLRQTMVDVIGYRQAEMALMIGALYTSDKALQLGLVDKLAPIEDVQTVAEEEVKNWLKIPDQARAITKMASRKPLLDELRKRKQEDIQTFRDETTRESVQMSIQQYLEKLKAK; this is translated from the exons ATGGCGCTGTCCGTATCTGCTGGTGGGCGGGTCTGGAGAAAGTTTTGCAAAACTTTCAATTTCGGACCAAACTCAGCTCTGAAAAgatttcctacatgtacagcgAACGGTAGGCTATACAGTACAAGCAGCGACAACGTGCTGGTCAGTAAGGATGAGAAAAGCGGCATCGCGACGGTTCGGATGAACAACCCTCCCGTCAACAGTTTGAACACCGCTATGCTCGTGTCCCTCAGAAGTTGTTTTGAAGAACTGGAGAACGACAAGAGCTGCAGAGCTCTCAtcctgacgtcacagaagccAAAAGTCTTTTGTGCTGGGCTGGACATCTTGGAAATTTATCGG AAATCTCCAGACTATGTTGCTCAGTTCTGGGAGAAGCTTCAGGACATGTGGCTGTCGTTGTACGGTTCTCGTCTGGTTACCATGGCAGCCATCAATGGCCACTCCCCTGCCGGAGGGTGTTTACTCAGTCTGGCGTGTGATTACCGCATCATGGCAGAGGGAAAGTTTACAATAG GGCTGAATGAGACTCAGCTGGATCTTGTTGCACCATTCTGGCTGAGACAGACGATGGTTGATGTCATCGGGTACAGACAGGCTGAGATGGCTCTGATGATTGGGGCTCTGTATACATCTGACAAGGCCTTACAACTGGGCCTGGTAGACAAG CTGGCTCCTATAGAAGATGTACAGACTGTTGCTGAAGAGGAGGTGAAGAATTGGCTGAAGATTCCTGACCAGGCCAGAGCCATCACCAAAATGGCGTCCCGGAAGCCGCTTCTCGATGAGCTGCGCAAACGAAAACAGGAGGACATCCAGACTTTCAGGGATGAGACCACCAGGGAATCAGTCCAAATGTCAATCCAACAGTACTTAGAAAAGCTGAAGGCTAAATGA
- the LOC136441011 gene encoding Golgi apparatus membrane protein TVP23 homolog A-like — protein MEDGEDVALDFGSEDDAMRHKRVRHPVACFFHLFFRVLAIITYLFCGLFSNSFVTSFVIIVMMLSLDFWTVKNITGRLLVGLRWWNHVDEDGKSHWIFEARKKPGTLPPTAAESRVFWLGLIICPIIWSLFFFGTLFALKLNWLAVVVVGLSLSAANLYGYIRCKVGGKKKLSSIATNFLGQQILQRATATTPTDA, from the exons ATGGAGGACGGAGAAGACGTCGCCCTTGACTTTGGCAGCGAAGATGATGCTATGAGGCATAAGAGAGTTCG GCATCCAGTGGCATGTTTCTTCCACCTGTTCTTCCGTGTGCTGGCCATAATCACCTACCTGTTCTGTGGGCTCTTCAGTAACAGTTTCGTCACCAGTTTTGTCATCATCGTCATGATGTTGTCACTGGACTTTTGGACCGTCAAAAATATTACAG GCAGACTACTGGTAGGCCTGCGATGGTGGAACCATGTCGACGAGGACGGCAAGAGTCACTGGATATTTGAGGCCAGGAAA AAACCAGGCACCCTGCCGCCCACAGCTGCGGAGTCCCGTGTGTTCTGGCTGGGACTCATCATCTGTCCCATCATCTGGagtctcttcttctttggaactCTGTTTGCTCTCAAGCTGAACTGGCTG gctgTGGTTGTGGTAGGACTCTCCCTGAGTGCTGCAAACCTGTACGGCTACATCAGGTGTAAAGTGGGCGGCAAGAAGAAGCTGTCGTCAATAGCAACCAACTTCCTGGGCCAGCAAATTCTACAGAGG GCAACAGCTACAACACCTACTGATGCTTAG